The Cellulophaga sp. L1A9 genome window below encodes:
- a CDS encoding S41 family peptidase, whose protein sequence is MKKFLLLFLGLGLFAVSCSDKDDEPSEIVTIELNSEVNDFVWKAMNYWYYWQPEQANLADDRFSTTDEFYSFLNGFSEPEDLYEAVQSSLDRFSFMYDNYDNLINALGGTLTTTGIEYTLRRLPSDSGNGVLGVVRYVWANSDAAAKGIKRGDIFYAVNGTELYADTDSEGYITNSNLDLLSASTFTLNFGSIENELFSPNDVTIEVNSLEITENPILIAKTLDVNSTKIGYIMYNGFTRDNEEIIDDAFSQIKSEGATELVIDLRYNPGGSTAVANRMAGRITGQFAGQPFIEYIYNSKRNGNFGSTDPFESTYNDIPLTSLGLTKVYIITTDNTASASELLINNLKPYITVVQVGETTVGKNEFSIPLVDNTQQTSDGYPPYAYYGATVSLDGINPNHKYALQPICGTYANADGFNDFADGLVPDIAIIETLDNLGELGDPEEPLLAKAIEDITGVTSKSLKKVVPESLKTEVIGSSLSLRKNNKMVLIRDFN, encoded by the coding sequence ATGAAAAAGTTTCTCCTTTTGTTTTTAGGCTTAGGCCTATTTGCTGTTTCCTGTTCTGATAAAGATGATGAACCTTCAGAAATTGTTACCATAGAATTAAATAGTGAAGTGAATGATTTTGTTTGGAAGGCCATGAATTATTGGTACTATTGGCAACCGGAACAAGCAAATTTAGCCGACGATAGATTTTCTACGACAGATGAATTTTATAGTTTTTTAAATGGTTTTAGCGAACCTGAAGATTTATATGAAGCTGTACAGTCCTCACTGGACAGATTTAGTTTTATGTACGATAATTATGATAATTTAATCAACGCTTTAGGAGGAACATTAACTACAACAGGAATCGAATATACATTGCGAAGACTTCCTTCAGATAGTGGAAATGGAGTTTTAGGGGTGGTACGCTACGTTTGGGCAAATTCTGATGCAGCCGCCAAAGGAATAAAAAGAGGAGATATTTTTTACGCAGTTAATGGTACAGAACTATATGCCGATACCGACTCAGAAGGTTATATCACTAATAGTAATTTAGATTTACTCAGTGCTAGCACTTTTACTTTGAATTTTGGATCTATAGAAAATGAATTATTTAGCCCCAATGACGTAACTATAGAAGTGAATAGCTTAGAAATTACTGAAAATCCAATTTTAATTGCTAAGACTTTAGATGTTAATAGCACAAAAATAGGCTATATCATGTATAATGGTTTTACCAGAGATAATGAAGAAATTATAGATGATGCGTTTTCCCAAATAAAAAGTGAAGGTGCCACTGAATTAGTTATTGATCTTAGATACAACCCTGGAGGATCTACCGCAGTAGCTAATAGAATGGCAGGAAGAATTACAGGTCAGTTTGCAGGGCAGCCATTTATTGAATATATCTATAATTCAAAAAGAAATGGAAATTTTGGATCTACTGATCCTTTTGAATCTACTTACAACGATATTCCTTTAACTAGCTTAGGTTTAACTAAAGTCTATATTATAACTACTGATAATACAGCATCTGCCAGTGAGTTGCTTATTAACAATTTAAAACCTTATATCACTGTAGTTCAAGTGGGAGAAACAACTGTTGGTAAAAATGAATTTTCTATACCGCTTGTGGACAATACCCAACAAACTTCAGATGGGTATCCTCCATATGCTTACTATGGAGCTACTGTCAGTTTAGATGGTATAAATCCGAATCACAAATATGCGCTACAACCAATATGCGGAACTTATGCCAATGCAGACGGTTTCAATGATTTTGCAGATGGTTTAGTACCAGATATAGCTATTATAGAAACTTTAGACAATTTAGGAGAATTAGGAGACCCTGAAGAACCTTTATTAGCCAAGGCTATTGAAGATATTACTGGAGTTACTAGTAAGAGTTTAAAGAAAGTAGTTCCAGAAAGTTTGAAAACAGAAGTTATAGGTAGTTCCTTAAGTTTAAGAAAAAACAATAAAATGGTTTTAATTCGAGATTTTAATTAA
- a CDS encoding mechanosensitive ion channel family protein: protein MEESAEVINETAGTAEVWMNKGIDLVMDFGPKILMAIVLYLVGSWIIKKAVKSLHKVLDKGSYDESLKRFIMNLLSWALKIFLIIIVISKLGVETTSFAAVIAAAGLAIGLALQGSLSNFAGGVLIMIFKPYKIGDLVEAQGILGNVKEIEIFTTKLITPQNKLAIVPNGAMANGNIINYTAEGKMRVDTTVGIGYGEDMKKAKEVLLEMLVANPKVLKDPAPSVNVEALADSSVNLAVRPFCKPEDYWDVYFATIEGSKLALDKAKIEIPYPHEVQINK from the coding sequence ATGGAAGAAAGTGCAGAAGTTATCAATGAGACTGCAGGAACGGCAGAAGTATGGATGAATAAAGGAATTGATCTAGTGATGGATTTTGGTCCTAAGATTTTAATGGCAATAGTTCTATACCTTGTTGGATCATGGATTATTAAAAAAGCAGTAAAATCTCTTCATAAAGTTTTAGATAAAGGTAGTTATGATGAATCACTAAAGCGTTTTATCATGAACTTGTTGTCATGGGCTTTAAAAATATTCTTAATTATTATTGTAATCTCTAAACTAGGCGTAGAGACAACAAGTTTTGCAGCAGTTATTGCAGCAGCAGGTTTGGCTATAGGCTTAGCATTACAAGGTTCTTTATCAAACTTTGCAGGCGGAGTTTTAATTATGATCTTTAAACCTTATAAAATTGGAGATTTAGTAGAGGCGCAAGGTATTTTAGGAAATGTAAAAGAGATAGAAATTTTTACTACCAAATTAATCACTCCACAAAATAAATTAGCGATTGTACCAAACGGAGCAATGGCGAATGGGAATATTATTAACTATACCGCAGAAGGAAAAATGCGTGTAGATACTACCGTTGGTATTGGTTATGGAGAAGATATGAAAAAAGCTAAGGAAGTGCTTTTAGAAATGCTTGTTGCGAACCCTAAAGTATTAAAAGATCCTGCACCTTCAGTAAATGTAGAGGCCTTAGCCGATAGCTCAGTAAATTTAGCGGTTAGACCGTTCTGTAAGCCAGAAGACTATTGGGATGTGTATTTTGCAACGATCGAAGGTTCTAAATTAGCACTTGATAAAGCTAAAATTGAAATTCCTTACCCACACGAAGTTCAAATTAATAAGTAA
- a CDS encoding NAD-dependent deacylase, with protein sequence MKKIVVLTGAGISAESGIQTFRDADGLWEGYDVMEVASPKGFEKNPKLVLDFYNQRRKQLLNVHPNDAHSALTTLEKYFDTTIITQNIDDLHERAGSTSVIHLHGELLKARSTKISRIGTPVILDWKKDMKLGDKCINGHQLRPHIVWFGEAVPLLDKAIEITQEADILIIIGTSMQVYPAASLVNFIKNDTPIYFIDPRPNITKNDFNNLSIIEKTAVEGIPELVAQLIKTN encoded by the coding sequence ATGAAAAAAATTGTTGTTTTAACAGGAGCAGGTATAAGTGCAGAAAGTGGCATACAGACTTTTAGAGATGCAGATGGCTTATGGGAAGGATATGATGTTATGGAAGTTGCATCCCCAAAAGGGTTTGAAAAGAATCCTAAACTTGTATTAGATTTTTACAACCAACGAAGAAAACAACTTCTAAATGTACACCCCAATGATGCCCATTCCGCATTAACCACCCTCGAAAAATATTTTGACACTACCATCATTACCCAGAATATAGATGACTTACACGAAAGAGCAGGTAGCACATCGGTTATTCACTTACACGGAGAGCTGTTAAAAGCTAGAAGCACAAAAATATCTAGAATAGGAACTCCCGTGATTTTAGATTGGAAAAAAGACATGAAATTAGGTGATAAATGTATAAACGGACATCAATTAAGGCCCCATATTGTATGGTTTGGCGAGGCGGTGCCTTTACTGGATAAAGCTATTGAAATTACGCAAGAAGCAGATATTCTAATCATTATTGGAACATCCATGCAAGTATATCCGGCTGCAAGCCTTGTCAACTTTATAAAAAATGATACGCCTATTTATTTTATAGACCCCAGACCTAATATCACTAAAAATGACTTTAACAATTTAAGCATTATAGAAAAAACTGCTGTTGAAGGAATTCCAGAGTTAGTAGCGCAATTAATTAAAACCAATTAA
- a CDS encoding DUF4252 domain-containing protein → MKKSLILLFLAVTPFIGFSQSLFDKYEDSDNVSAVIVNKSMFNLLSKIDVEVDDQDAKDFMDIAKSVSSLKVFTTEDKAVGADMAVNVAKYLKSSSMEELMRVKDKDANVKFYIKAGKDDDHVSELLMFVTGVKNIQAGGRKVETVLLSLTGDIDLNKIGSLTSKMNLPKELNNAGKKNQ, encoded by the coding sequence ATGAAAAAGTCCCTTATACTATTATTCTTAGCCGTTACCCCTTTTATAGGTTTTTCGCAGTCCTTATTTGATAAATACGAGGATTCTGATAATGTATCTGCTGTAATTGTGAACAAAAGCATGTTTAATCTTTTAAGTAAGATTGATGTTGAAGTAGATGATCAAGATGCTAAAGATTTTATGGACATCGCCAAGAGCGTAAGTAGTCTTAAAGTTTTTACCACAGAAGACAAAGCAGTAGGAGCAGATATGGCTGTAAATGTGGCGAAGTATTTGAAATCTTCTTCAATGGAAGAGCTAATGCGTGTAAAAGATAAAGATGCAAACGTAAAATTTTATATCAAAGCAGGTAAAGATGATGACCACGTAAGTGAGTTACTTATGTTTGTTACCGGCGTTAAAAACATACAAGCAGGAGGTAGAAAGGTAGAAACGGTACTGCTTTCTTTAACAGGGGATATCGATTTAAATAAAATTGGTTCCTTAACAAGTAAAATGAACTTACCGAAAGAATTAAATAATGCAGGTAAGAAAAATCAATAA
- the purB gene encoding adenylosuccinate lyase, with protein sequence MSLNKLNAISPIDGRYRNKVEKLADYFSEEALIKYRVRVEIEYFIALCEIPLPQLSSFDTSKFETLREIYTKFSSEDALAIKEIEKTTNHDVKAVEYFIKNKFDGLNLQAFKEFIHFGLTSQDINNTAIPLSLKDAMNEVYVPQYFEVLEELEALASEWKDIPMLARTHGQPASPTRLGKEIQVYVVRLKEQFNLLNDIPSAAKFGGATGNYNAHKVAYPTINWQEFGQEFVQEKLGLYHSFPTTQIEHYDHMAALFDTLKRINTIILDLDRDFWTYVSMEYFKQKIKEGEVGSSAMPHKVNPIDFENSEGNLGIANAIFEHLSAKLPVSRLQRDLTDSTVLRNIGVPFAHTMIAFQSTLKGLSKLLLNKEKFEQDLENNWAVVAEAIQTILRREAYPNPYEALKGLTRTNEKINQQSIATFIDTLEVSDAIKAELKVITPSNYTGI encoded by the coding sequence ATGTCTTTAAACAAACTGAATGCGATTTCTCCGATCGACGGTCGCTACAGAAACAAAGTTGAAAAATTAGCAGATTACTTTTCTGAAGAAGCATTGATAAAATATCGAGTTCGTGTAGAAATCGAATATTTCATCGCTTTATGCGAAATCCCTTTACCGCAACTTTCTAGTTTTGATACTTCTAAATTTGAAACTCTAAGAGAAATTTATACTAAATTTTCTTCTGAAGATGCTTTAGCAATCAAAGAGATAGAAAAAACAACGAACCACGATGTTAAAGCTGTTGAGTATTTCATAAAAAATAAATTTGACGGTTTAAATTTACAAGCTTTTAAGGAGTTTATTCATTTTGGACTAACTTCTCAAGACATCAACAACACAGCAATTCCTCTTTCTTTGAAAGATGCTATGAACGAAGTTTATGTGCCACAGTATTTTGAAGTTCTAGAAGAACTAGAAGCATTAGCATCGGAGTGGAAAGACATACCTATGTTAGCACGTACTCACGGACAACCGGCTTCTCCTACCCGATTGGGTAAAGAAATTCAGGTCTATGTCGTGCGCTTAAAAGAGCAATTTAATTTATTGAATGACATCCCGAGTGCTGCTAAGTTTGGTGGTGCCACAGGAAATTACAATGCACATAAAGTAGCCTACCCTACCATTAATTGGCAGGAATTTGGACAAGAATTTGTACAAGAGAAACTAGGACTTTATCACTCTTTCCCAACTACACAAATAGAGCATTATGATCATATGGCCGCTTTATTTGATACTTTAAAAAGAATAAATACAATTATCCTTGATTTAGATCGTGACTTCTGGACTTACGTTTCTATGGAGTATTTCAAACAAAAAATTAAAGAAGGCGAAGTTGGTTCTTCTGCAATGCCACACAAAGTAAACCCTATAGATTTTGAAAATTCTGAGGGTAACTTAGGTATTGCTAATGCTATTTTTGAGCATTTGTCTGCAAAATTACCTGTATCTAGATTACAGCGCGATTTAACAGATAGTACTGTTTTAAGAAATATAGGCGTGCCCTTTGCACATACCATGATTGCTTTTCAATCTACATTAAAAGGTCTTAGCAAGTTATTATTGAATAAAGAAAAGTTTGAACAAGACCTAGAAAACAACTGGGCTGTGGTTGCAGAGGCTATACAGACAATTTTAAGACGTGAGGCTTACCCAAACCCATATGAAGCTCTAAAAGGCTTAACAAGAACTAATGAGAAGATAAATCAGCAATCTATTGCTACGTTTATTGATACGCTTGAGGTTTCTGATGCTATTAAAGCTGAATTAAAAGTAATTACTCCTAGTAATTATACGGGTATTTAA
- a CDS encoding YncE family protein, producing MKIKHVIAIVALGILGASCSDDNDTIKLPEGDYANGILIANEGPFNNGTGTISFLQNDSTSVQASIYNAVNNEDLGNIVQSIAFTSDKAFIIANVSNKITVVDRYTFEKEASIETGLSNPRYMVIVDDKGYVTNWGDTGDETDDYVAIINLESNTVEGTIPVVLGPEAIVAKDNYVFVAHQGAFGTNNKVSVIDTDVQDVVATIAVGDNPSSMQLDASGDLWVLSTGDWGYVNEETTGSLWKINTSNFDVENSLVFTGMEHPSKLNIDDDKLYYSLSGGVFEMETAATTLPDTAFLTDVYPYGMVVNDGKLYITDAGDYVSNGSLIIYDIETVVSLETYTVGISPNGVYFN from the coding sequence ATGAAAATTAAACACGTAATAGCAATTGTTGCTTTAGGAATTTTAGGAGCTTCATGCTCCGATGATAATGATACAATTAAATTGCCGGAAGGAGACTATGCTAATGGAATATTAATTGCTAATGAAGGTCCATTTAATAATGGTACGGGTACAATTTCATTTTTACAGAATGATTCTACAAGTGTACAAGCATCTATTTATAATGCTGTCAATAATGAAGATCTAGGAAATATAGTTCAATCTATAGCATTTACTAGTGATAAAGCTTTTATTATAGCAAACGTTTCTAATAAAATTACTGTTGTAGATCGCTATACATTTGAAAAAGAAGCAAGTATAGAAACAGGTTTAAGCAACCCACGTTATATGGTAATAGTTGATGATAAAGGCTATGTAACTAATTGGGGTGATACTGGAGATGAAACAGATGATTATGTTGCAATTATTAATTTAGAATCTAATACAGTAGAGGGGACAATACCTGTAGTTTTAGGGCCAGAGGCTATTGTTGCAAAAGATAATTATGTGTTTGTAGCTCATCAAGGAGCGTTTGGTACTAATAATAAAGTATCAGTGATTGATACAGATGTTCAAGATGTAGTTGCTACTATAGCTGTAGGAGATAATCCTAGCAGTATGCAACTAGATGCTTCTGGTGATTTATGGGTATTGTCTACTGGAGATTGGGGATATGTAAATGAAGAAACAACAGGGTCATTATGGAAAATTAATACTTCTAATTTTGATGTAGAAAATAGTTTGGTTTTTACAGGCATGGAGCATCCTTCAAAATTAAATATTGATGATGATAAATTATATTATAGTTTGTCTGGAGGAGTTTTTGAAATGGAAACAGCAGCAACAACTCTACCAGATACTGCATTTTTAACGGATGTTTACCCATATGGAATGGTGGTAAATGATGGGAAATTGTATATTACAGATGCTGGTGATTATGTTAGTAATGGCAGTTTAATTATTTATGATATTGAGACAGTAGTGTCATTAGAAACTTATACAGTGGGTATTTCTCCAAATGGTGTATACTTTAATTAA
- a CDS encoding DUF4252 domain-containing protein gives MKTISLFLVIVALPFFGFSQSIFDKYEDMDRVSSVIVNKSMINFVSSLGIDESDQEAKDFMEIASGLKSLKVFMTEDKATSSEMASTVKKYLKSSKMEELMRVKDEDVNVKFFIREGRDADHVKELLMFVTGIGTMETDLNGRNIETVLVSITGDINLNKIGALTNKMNLPKELNRAGKAK, from the coding sequence ATGAAAACAATCAGTTTATTTTTAGTAATCGTAGCTTTACCTTTTTTTGGATTTTCACAATCTATTTTCGACAAATATGAAGATATGGATCGCGTGTCATCTGTAATCGTCAATAAGAGTATGATAAATTTTGTTAGTTCTCTCGGGATAGATGAAAGTGATCAAGAAGCCAAAGACTTTATGGAGATAGCCAGTGGCCTTAAAAGCTTAAAGGTGTTTATGACCGAAGACAAGGCCACTTCGTCAGAAATGGCGTCTACAGTTAAAAAGTATTTAAAATCTTCTAAGATGGAAGAGTTGATGCGTGTAAAAGACGAAGATGTTAATGTGAAATTTTTTATTAGAGAAGGTAGAGATGCAGATCATGTAAAAGAGTTGTTAATGTTTGTAACGGGTATTGGTACGATGGAAACAGATTTAAATGGTAGAAATATTGAAACTGTTTTGGTATCAATCACAGGAGATATCAATTTAAATAAAATTGGAGCGTTAACGAACAAAATGAACCTTCCTAAAGAATTGAATAGGGCAGGAAAAGCAAAATAA
- a CDS encoding DUF4252 domain-containing protein, whose product MKKVKFSLGIALMVLFISCSSTQSLQEYYVDNAENPNFLSFDLPASLLNIDQVDLTPEQKKAYASLKKLNVLAFKKTLENAADYVAEKAKVKAILKNDKYQELMKLNTSYGKGSIKFLGDDDAIDEVIIYGDTDDKGFVLVRVLGDNMNPANLMQLIKAMEKSNFDGKQLEGLLGAFK is encoded by the coding sequence ATGAAAAAAGTAAAATTTAGTTTAGGAATAGCACTGATGGTGCTATTTATTAGTTGTTCATCTACCCAAAGTCTTCAGGAGTATTATGTAGATAATGCAGAAAACCCTAATTTCTTATCTTTTGATTTGCCAGCGAGTCTTTTAAATATAGATCAGGTAGATTTAACCCCAGAGCAGAAGAAAGCATATGCCTCGCTTAAAAAGTTGAATGTATTGGCTTTTAAAAAAACCTTAGAAAATGCAGCTGATTACGTAGCAGAGAAAGCAAAAGTAAAAGCTATTTTAAAAAATGATAAGTATCAAGAGTTAATGAAGTTGAATACCAGTTACGGTAAAGGTTCTATTAAATTTTTAGGAGATGATGATGCTATAGATGAGGTTATTATTTATGGTGATACCGATGATAAAGGGTTTGTTTTAGTGCGCGTTTTAGGCGATAATATGAACCCTGCTAACTTAATGCAATTAATAAAAGCGATGGAGAAATCTAATTTTGATGGCAAACAGTTAGAAGGTTTGCTAGGTGCCTTCAAATAG
- a CDS encoding DUF5011 domain-containing protein translates to MQAIKHPLIRKAFMLVLLVSLCISCTKEVKLFTEVEFELITSHTNQGYVNGLLTTTIEVIPEEVLDDISYGFSYSVKNGEGYFVDANGVLLAENSKITLSPLATSLSYIGTSVGDHEVKIIASDNYGEEKEETLLYTIDEISVIWTATSTSTQVELGKTVAIVVNFEIDDTESGISFVRNYQLEASQGELKDNDTENSIVLNEDVQIAPGKYTVDFTPSTLGIVPINFVLIDSNNQERNAILSFEVVEDIIDTMAPELTILGDNPIDVFLGVTYQDEGATALDDIDGDISSEITVDVSQVDTTVEGTYEVVYTVSDDDGNTATASRMVNVVRDPNGNQPPMANDITRAGTNTEATIFSVMDATSDLESDPIAIISLGSVIPTEAGTVSFTGANISFSPSAGYVGTAEFTYTINDGKVWNEATGTVVLTITQGNRKPVAVAELLPDYNPTTLTRNFSGAGSSDPDGDTLSYSWSFGDPSNPISGSIGENASWPFTAAGTYQVTLTVFDGNGEQNSDTIEVVVEEPSNIIFSDGKIAQSIYVQEFGGIKTDGTVSIVNNSASFIIRAQGLQASTVFIIDGVEYSVGSFGFGSDKTVETPVFPIGTYTYELQVFNSSGIGGDAFGNVSENK, encoded by the coding sequence ATGCAAGCTATAAAGCATCCATTGATCCGTAAAGCTTTTATGTTAGTGCTTTTAGTAAGCCTATGCATTTCGTGTACCAAGGAGGTCAAATTATTTACGGAGGTAGAATTTGAATTGATCACCTCTCACACCAATCAAGGGTATGTAAACGGACTATTGACCACAACTATAGAAGTTATACCGGAAGAGGTATTGGATGATATTAGTTATGGATTTTCATATAGTGTTAAGAATGGGGAAGGATACTTTGTAGATGCGAATGGAGTACTACTAGCTGAGAACTCTAAAATCACCTTGAGTCCACTCGCCACAAGTCTGTCGTATATAGGAACAAGTGTGGGCGATCATGAAGTGAAGATTATAGCATCAGATAATTATGGGGAGGAAAAAGAGGAAACCTTACTGTATACTATTGATGAGATTTCTGTCATATGGACCGCTACAAGCACCTCTACGCAGGTAGAACTTGGTAAAACAGTAGCTATTGTTGTCAATTTTGAAATAGATGATACAGAAAGCGGAATCAGCTTTGTGCGAAATTACCAGTTAGAAGCCTCCCAAGGAGAATTAAAAGATAATGATACGGAAAATAGTATTGTTTTAAATGAGGATGTTCAAATTGCTCCAGGGAAGTATACGGTAGACTTTACACCGAGTACTTTAGGAATTGTACCTATAAACTTTGTTTTAATTGACAGCAACAATCAGGAGCGGAATGCTATACTAAGCTTTGAGGTAGTTGAAGATATTATTGATACTATGGCTCCAGAGCTTACTATTTTAGGCGATAATCCTATTGATGTGTTTCTGGGAGTTACCTATCAAGATGAGGGAGCAACGGCTTTAGATGATATTGATGGAGATATAAGCTCTGAGATAACGGTTGATGTTTCTCAGGTGGATACTACAGTAGAAGGTACGTATGAAGTAGTGTATACAGTTTCTGATGATGATGGAAATACTGCCACGGCTTCGCGTATGGTAAACGTTGTTCGTGATCCTAATGGCAATCAGCCTCCAATGGCGAATGATATCACTAGAGCAGGTACCAATACAGAAGCAACAATTTTTTCTGTTATGGACGCTACCAGTGATCTGGAATCAGATCCAATTGCTATAATAAGTCTTGGAAGTGTTATTCCAACGGAAGCGGGTACGGTTTCTTTTACAGGGGCAAATATTAGTTTTAGTCCTTCAGCTGGTTATGTGGGTACTGCGGAGTTTACCTACACTATAAATGATGGCAAGGTATGGAATGAAGCCACAGGAACTGTCGTGTTAACAATAACGCAAGGGAACCGTAAACCGGTGGCGGTGGCAGAATTGTTACCAGATTATAATCCAACAACATTAACGCGAAACTTTAGTGGTGCTGGCTCGTCTGATCCTGATGGTGATACATTGAGTTATTCTTGGAGTTTTGGAGATCCTTCTAATCCTATTTCAGGATCAATTGGGGAAAATGCATCTTGGCCTTTTACCGCTGCAGGTACTTATCAAGTAACCTTAACGGTATTTGATGGTAACGGAGAGCAAAATTCAGATACGATAGAGGTGGTCGTTGAAGAGCCTTCCAATATTATTTTTTCTGATGGGAAAATAGCACAATCTATCTATGTTCAGGAATTTGGAGGGATAAAAACAGATGGTACAGTTTCTATTGTGAATAATTCGGCTAGTTTTATAATTAGAGCTCAAGGTTTACAAGCTAGTACGGTATTTATAATAGATGGAGTAGAATACTCCGTAGGATCTTTTGGATTTGGCAGTGATAAAACTGTAGAGACCCCTGTTTTTCCTATAGGCACTTATACTTATGAGTTACAAGTTTTTAATTCTTCGGGAATTGGCGGTGATGCATTTGGGAATGTTAGTGAAAATAAATAA
- a CDS encoding RNA polymerase sigma factor, with protein sequence MKQVEFLNVVMPFKDKLFRLAKRLLVSTEEAEDATQEILLKLWTKNSAIEEYKNVEAFAMTMTKNFCLDRLKSKQAGNLKLVHSNYKDENTSLQRQVEANDSVLWVEKIMEELPEQQKLVLQLRDVEEYDYDEIAKMLDMQPTAIRVALSRARKTVREKLLEKHSYGIG encoded by the coding sequence ATGAAACAGGTAGAATTTTTAAATGTTGTGATGCCCTTTAAAGACAAGCTCTTTCGGTTAGCCAAAAGATTGTTGGTTTCCACAGAGGAAGCAGAGGATGCAACTCAAGAAATATTACTGAAGTTATGGACTAAGAATTCTGCCATTGAAGAATATAAAAATGTAGAAGCTTTTGCCATGACCATGACTAAGAATTTTTGTTTAGACCGACTAAAGTCGAAACAAGCAGGGAATTTAAAGTTAGTGCACAGTAATTATAAGGATGAAAACACATCATTACAGCGACAAGTAGAAGCAAATGATAGTGTCTTATGGGTAGAAAAAATTATGGAAGAATTACCAGAACAGCAAAAACTGGTATTACAATTGAGAGATGTAGAAGAATATGATTATGATGAAATAGCTAAAATGTTAGACATGCAACCCACCGCAATACGGGTCGCATTATCAAGAGCTAGAAAAACGGTAAGAGAAAAATTATTAGAAAAACACAGTTATGGAATTGGATAA
- a CDS encoding adenylosuccinate lyase: MTTDALYKTLNSVNHSREKRAEMATLVSTNPYLIAPLLEIAFTTDDPISCKASWVLEFSAKENLPYLFPYLNLFTANLATVHLDSSVRPMAKICEYLTKSYFSKTPNNTQKALTKKHLEKITSVCFDWLISDQKVAAQAYAMTSLLLLGEKFKWILPELKVILEKNYPEGSAAYKARARLTLAKIK, from the coding sequence ATGACGACAGATGCCCTGTATAAAACGCTAAACTCCGTAAATCACTCTAGAGAAAAAAGAGCAGAAATGGCAACACTTGTGTCTACAAATCCATATTTAATCGCTCCCTTATTAGAGATTGCATTTACCACAGACGACCCCATTTCATGTAAAGCATCTTGGGTTTTGGAGTTTAGCGCTAAAGAAAACTTACCTTACCTATTTCCTTACCTCAATCTTTTCACCGCTAACTTAGCAACAGTTCATTTAGATTCTTCAGTACGCCCTATGGCTAAAATATGCGAGTATTTAACGAAAAGCTATTTCTCAAAAACACCGAACAATACTCAGAAAGCTTTAACAAAAAAACATTTAGAAAAAATAACATCCGTTTGTTTTGATTGGCTCATTTCAGATCAAAAAGTTGCTGCACAAGCATATGCGATGACGAGCCTACTCTTACTGGGTGAAAAATTTAAATGGATTCTCCCAGAATTAAAAGTCATTCTAGAAAAAAATTATCCTGAAGGCAGTGCTGCATATAAAGCCAGAGCAAGGTTAACCTTAGCGAAGATAAAATAG
- a CDS encoding RNA methyltransferase, which yields MIDLKLLNYLEEFISEERKQRFLQILEERTYEITVAVEDVFQMHNTSAVVRSCDIFGIQDAHLIERKYGDQLDSQIAMGSQKWVDIHRYENTKSCIDTLKQNGYKIIATTPHDDSCLLDDFEIEGKTALFFGTERDGLSEEVLKNADGFLKIPMVGFTESLNISVSAAIILQSLTTKLKKERNDWQLTDDEKIIKQIDWTKKSIKSIEGVLSRYVS from the coding sequence ATGATTGATTTAAAACTTTTAAATTATTTAGAAGAATTTATCTCTGAAGAACGCAAACAACGTTTTCTTCAGATATTGGAGGAACGTACATATGAAATTACGGTTGCAGTAGAAGATGTGTTTCAAATGCACAATACGAGTGCTGTTGTTCGTAGTTGTGATATCTTTGGCATTCAAGACGCACATCTTATAGAACGCAAGTATGGCGATCAATTGGATAGTCAAATAGCAATGGGGTCTCAAAAATGGGTAGACATACATAGGTATGAGAATACAAAAAGTTGCATTGATACATTAAAACAAAATGGATATAAAATTATAGCAACGACACCACATGATGATTCTTGTTTGCTGGATGATTTTGAAATAGAAGGTAAGACGGCTCTTTTTTTTGGTACTGAGCGAGACGGGTTAAGTGAAGAGGTATTAAAAAATGCAGATGGGTTTTTAAAAATACCGATGGTTGGTTTTACAGAAAGTTTAAATATTTCTGTATCCGCAGCAATTATATTACAAAGTCTAACCACAAAATTGAAGAAAGAGCGCAATGATTGGCAGCTTACCGATGATGAGAAAATTATCAAACAAATTGATTGGACGAAGAAGTCTATTAAAAGTATAGAAGGGGTGTTATCACGATATGTAAGTTAG